Genomic segment of Lepidochelys kempii isolate rLepKem1 chromosome 23, rLepKem1.hap2, whole genome shotgun sequence:
TGGCTCTACATGGAGGAGGGCATCGTTCTGCAGCAGAACCAGACCACCGAGATCAGGATGGCGCTGCACGCCGGGCTCTGGAGGGTCTGCTTCTTCGCTGGTACGAGCCCCGCGTGGCGAGCTTTCCCCGGCTGTGCGCCAGGCCAGGGCCTCTTTGTATCCCCGTCGCACTGCCCTGGCTGGTGACTCCTTGGTGCTGTGAGTTTCCCCAGAGCAGTGCCCTGGCTGGGGCTTTGCCAGGTAACGCCATCTCTTGCCCCCCTGCAGGCCGGGAGAAGGGCCGGTGCGTGGCATCAGAGTATTTCCTGGAACCCGAGATAAATCTGGTGACAGAAAACACAGAGAACATCTTGAGTAAGTTGAGAGGGGCCCCTCCTGGCCCGGGGGCTTTGGGATAGAGTGCACGAGCAAGAGGGTGTGCACGAGGAGAAAACGTGTCAGCTTCCACATGCTGTGGAGAGGAGAGCACAGCCGTGTCACAGGTGTGTCACAGGTGTGTCTCAGCCCCCCTGTGTTCAACTCTCAGCAAGACGGCATGCGGCATGAAGCCCAGCCACCTGGTACCCTGGTCCTCCGTGGGGTTGGGAGCTGTTAGCGGCGGGACCTATGTGGGGTAGAGCTGGAGTTTGtaggggcaggaggagaagggggaggaggtgtGACCATGGCGGGAGTGGAGTACATGGGGGATAGGAGGTGAGGAGAGTGTTGGTGGGTCTGAGAGAGGGTGATCTCTACCGGTGGGGTGCGGGACAGGGGTGGAGGTGCTCTGACTGTCCGgtgtcccccttcccttcccagagACAGTTCGCACGgccacccccttccccatggTCAGCCTCTTCCTTGTCTTCACGGCCTTTGTCATCAGCAACATCGGTCACATCCGGCCCCAGAGAACCATCCTGGCCTTCGTCTCTGGCATCTTCTTCATCCTTTCTGGTGAGGGGCCTGGGAGCGGCgtgtgggggctcagtagggggcgcttgcccctggcagtcagggctggccccaatgccccagtgcagcgctagggggcgctgtcctgcagggagtgggggcgggtgtcagtagggggcactctcccctaGCAGTCAGCGCCTCCCGAAATCCTGCCTGAGGTTCTGGTTGGATGTGAGATTCTCTTTCACTTCCCATCCCAAACTTTTGTGTGGTGAAGCCATTGAATAGTGCCAGGAGAGGGGGTCCCAGTTGTAAACACCCCCAGCTCCCTACTTCAGAAACAGCTGTATGTCAGGGCTGGGCGAGGGATCCCCATACAAACAGTTCcggtgccccaccccagaggtggccgcatctccgCACCCGGTGTGGAATTCCAGTATAAACAGCCCCCGCACCCCACTGGAGGAAGACACTGGAATAAATATGAAAGAACCAGTTTGCTGGGCACCTGGAGGGTAACGGAGTTACAGGGAACAAATCACGCCAACCCCACCTCATTTCCtgctttgacagggttactggccaaGTGGACGGGGGGAAGCCGTAGACGTGAgagatcttgattttagcaaggcttttgacacaggcCCGCGACACTCTCATTAGCAGCGTAGGGAAATGTGGTTCTTTCCAGATGAATTTACGATAGGGCCGGTGCACCATTGGTTGGAAGGCCGGACTCTAAGCATCGTTACCAGGGATAACTTGGGAGGCAGATCTAGTGAAGCCTGCAGTGGTCAGCCCGGGGGCCGGTACTAGTCACTCTTTTAATGACTGACTCGGATTACGGAGCAGAGAGTGGAACTGGCAGGTGCCCCCAAGCCGGGCGGGGTCGCGAGCCCTTTGGAGGAGCGTTCAAAACGACCTGGACGTGGTCTGGAATggaccagatgaaattcaatccAGACAAGGGCCAAAGTCCATCACTTGGGAAGGACAAATCCAAAGCACGGCTACCAAAGGGGGCCTAGCCGGCTAGGGGGTCGGATGgctggaagggggcaggggggttaaAATGGGTCATGAACTGAATATGAGGCAACAACGCAGGTGCCAAAAAAGCAACTGTCCTTCTGGGGCGGGGTAAGAGGAGTGTCGGACGTAAGACGCGGGAGGTGATTGTCCCGCTCTGCTCGGCGCTGGTGGAGACCTcggctgtgtccagttctgtgtaCCGCCTGACAGATGCACAGATTGGACATTGTGCAGAGGGGAGCCAGAAACCCGGTCAAAGGGAAGTTATAAAAAAATAGGGCATGTTTAGTCCAGAGAAAAGAAGCCCAAGGCGGGGACCCGAGAGCAGTCTTCAcataagggctgttataaagggcTGTGATCAGTTGTTTTCTACGTCCCCGCTGGAGGTGGGACAAGAAGTAGTTGGCTTAATccgcagcaagggagatgtaggttagatattaggaaaaatgttctaaCTCTAAGGGGAGGAAAGCTCTGGAATTGGGTCcggagggaggctgtggaatctccgtcagtggaggttttaagaacaggttggccaGACCCCGATCAgcgctggtctaggtttacttggtctggcatcagtgcagggggctggattagatgacccctcgaggtcccttccatcctGACATTTTTATGGTCCTTGTGTAAACagactccagccccaccccagaggcagctgcatctcagcgccggcCGAGGAGTCCCTGTATAAGCAGACCCcataccccaccccagaggcagccgcATCTCAGagctgggcgaggggtccctgtataaAAAGCCcttgcgccccaccccagagatgcTGCTTCTCAGTGCTaggcgaggggtccctgtataaGCAGACcccacgccccaccccagaggcagtcacatctcagcgccgggcgaggggtccctgtctAAACAGCCCCCAGCAGCTTTATTGTTGGCCCTGTCTCTTGCAGGCCTGTCTCTCGTGGTGGGGTTAGTTCTCTACATCTCCAGCATCAATGACGAGGTGATGAATCGGCCCAGCGGGTCAGAGCAATATTTCCACTATCGCTACGGCTGGTCCTTCGCCTTCGCAgcctcctccttcctcctcaAAGAGGTTTGGACCTTGCCCCACCTCatcccaacccctcctccccgggGCCCTGGAGATTCCtggctggctctgtgctgcccccTGGGGTAGAACTTGAAACCCCTTTTCCCTGATTCTGCTGGCTGAACTAACGGAGAATCCCCCTCTGCTGGCACAGTATGGTGGCTGTGACACACAGAGGGGGGGAAGTTCTAATCTATCCAGCAGTGGGCAGTGGTGAGAATTGTTGGGGGAGCCTAGAAAGTCTCTGACGTCAATTTACAAACTGTGGAGTCCTTAAAATAGGTGAGATAGATGGGCCCAattgggaagggaggggaggggagggaggtctagtggttagagcaggagggctgggagccaggactcctgggttctatgcctggctctgggaggagagagggctgTAGTGCTtagaggaggggggctgggagccaggactcctgggttctatccgcGGCTCGGGCAGGGGGAATGGGATCTAgtggctggcggggggaggggggagagccaGGACTCTCTGGGGGGGAGAGCCAGGGAGGGGAGTAGGGTTCCGCAGTCCCATTCCCTCCCCTTCCActcactcttccccccccacctcctgcagggTGCCGGCGTGATGTCCGTGTACCTGTTCACCAAGCGCTACGCGGAGGAGGAGATGTACCGCCCCCACCCAGCCTTCTACCGCCCGCGCCTGAGCGACTGCTCCGACTACTCGGGCCAGTTCCTGCACCCGGAGGTGTGGCACCGTGGGCGCAGCCCCTCCGACATCTCCAGCGACGTCTCCATCCAGATGACCCAGAATTACCCCCCCGCTATCAAGTACCCCGAGCACATGCACATATCCACCTCGCCCTGCTaggccagcccccccacccccgaccgtCTCCCACCGGGGCCTGccagccgccccccaccccagagactgtGCAGAGGGGGCCCACCCGTGGATCACAGACTGGGTGCTACTGGACTGAAACCTCTCCTTGTCCCCCCTTTCTCGCTCCCTCTGCACCGTCCCCGGAGGCCTCCCCCATTTGGCCACTTTGGCGGCATTCGTGACAGGAAGTCACCCCATCGGCCATTTTGGTTGCCACAGGAAGGTGCCGGGATTCCCAACAGGAAGCCACCTGCCAGCCATTTTGTTTGTTATCATCGGGCCAACCCCAGATACTTTTTTTGTCCCCACAAGGGCCAGTTCCTAACACGAAGTCACCCCTCCACCATTTTCTCTGTCCCTGCTCCAATCCCTTCCTCCCAGATCCTGACAGGAAGTGGCTCCTCTGCCATCTTTTTTGCCCCACAATGGCCAACCCCGGTTAGGAAGCTGCCCATCTGCCATTCTGGTTGCCATTGCACCAGCTCCCCTTGGTATAGATCCTGAGAAGAAATGGCTCCTAATGCCATTTTCCTCAGTTCCAGAACGGCCGACCCTGACAGGAAGTCACTTGTCGGCCATTTTCCTTGTTGCcatgccagccccttccccccccgcagATCCTGAGAGGAAATGGCTCCTCCGCCATCTTTGCTGCCCCACAATGGCCAACCCTGACAGGAAGTCACTCGTCGGCCATTTTCCATGTTGCTGCACTggtgtcctcccccaccccccacccgaTCCTGAGAGGAAATGGCTCCTCCGCCATCTTTGTTGCCCCACAATggccaccctgacaggaagtcaGTCGTCAGCCATTTTCCTTGTTGCCAtgccagccccccctc
This window contains:
- the CACNG7 gene encoding voltage-dependent calcium channel gamma-7 subunit; its protein translation is MSNCSSRALTLLSSVFGACGLLLVGIAVSTDYWLYMEEGIVLQQNQTTEIRMALHAGLWRVCFFAGREKGRCVASEYFLEPEINLVTENTENILKTVRTATPFPMVSLFLVFTAFVISNIGHIRPQRTILAFVSGIFFILSGLSLVVGLVLYISSINDEVMNRPSGSEQYFHYRYGWSFAFAASSFLLKEGAGVMSVYLFTKRYAEEEMYRPHPAFYRPRLSDCSDYSGQFLHPEVWHRGRSPSDISSDVSIQMTQNYPPAIKYPEHMHISTSPC